A region of the Azospirillum sp. B510 genome:
TGGTCGTGGCACTCGCCAGCCCGGCGCACAGTTCCGGATCGGTGAAGTACTCCTCGACCATGGCGAGCAGGGCGGGATGGTTGCCCTTCAGCCGCAGCAGGTAGTCGCCGCCGCGCTTCCGGATGAGGCGGGCGGTCTCCTCCTGACAATGGATGGCGTCGGCGGTGACCAGATGGCCCTGGAGATCCAGGCACTCCAGCAGGGCACGGGCGGCCAGGATCTCGCTGTCGCCCTCGGCCACCCGGTAGCTGTGCTGGCCCACCACCAGCCGCGTCGCCGAGGCGAAGGCCGTCACCACCGCCAGCGGGTTGGACCGGGCCGCGTCATCGAAGGAGCGGCGTAACGTCTTGCCGTCGATGGCGATCACCCCAGCCCCGGCCGTTCCCAGCCCCTCCAGGAAACGGCCAAAGCAGGCGGCAAAGGCCACCGGGTCCAGCAGCCGGAAGATGCGTGAGAAGGTGTCGTGACTCGGCACCCCGTTCTCCAGACGCAAAAACGACCGAAACAGCCCCTCGCGATCCACCGCGAAGTCGGCAAAGTCGGCACAGCTCTCCGCCCCGCACACCGTTGCCGTCAGCGCGATCGTCAGGATCTCCAGCAGGTCGTGCCGCTTGGCGTTGCCCGTGCGTGGGTCCGGCAACGCATCGAACGCTTTCTCAAACCACGATTGCATCGGGGGCTCCAAAATCGGCGATAAAGCCCCTTACAGAATCCTTTTCTCTCACACACGCTACTCAATTTTTCCAAATGCGATTCCCCTGGGCCAGATCCAGGGCTCCGAAGTCGGGTTAACAGCGGTTTACGAATTGGGAAGTTTCTGATTCGGTGGAGGCTCTCGTCTTGGAAGGTCCCCCCATGAGTTCGATCGAAGCCGGCTTTGGTGAGAAATCGCGGCTGAAGGCGCTGCTGGAGCATTTTTCGCGGATAGACGACCCGCGTGCTCCCTGGCGGTT
Encoded here:
- a CDS encoding ISAs1-like element ISAzs11 family transposase, giving the protein MQSWFEKAFDALPDPRTGNAKRHDLLEILTIALTATVCGAESCADFADFAVDREGLFRSFLRLENGVPSHDTFSRIFRLLDPVAFAACFGRFLEGLGTAGAGVIAIDGKTLRRSFDDAARSNPLAVVTAFASATRLVVGQHSYRVAEGDSEILAARALLECLDLQGHLVTADAIHCQEETARLIRKRGGDYLLRLKGNHPALLAMVEEYFTDPELCAGLASATTTDADHGRIETRRAWVCHELDWLRGPKAASSEPVLLPDMACLGLIEAKVEHRGKTTVTRHYHIASRALSAADYLAAARAHWSIENGLHWVLDVVFDEDRARNRKEHGPENLATLRKLALNILNRARRDISVRRKRKRSGWSDDFARSILGQMR